The following proteins are encoded in a genomic region of Neomicrococcus aestuarii:
- a CDS encoding ABC transporter substrate-binding protein — MELTRRSALLAFATTAALGLSACATSTTGTSSSSASGSSTTAAFPVTVKHIYGETVIDAAPAKIATVSWVNADVVLALGVVPAGMAKDAWGQNANNSTDWKDAKLKELGAEIGSDNAPVQYDEADGINFDEIAKLQPDLIVAAYSGLTQEEYTKLSRIAKVIGPVAAAYTAPWQDSTLAIGQALGKESEAKALIETVEKQLTDAGEANPVLKESTYIAGNLEPATGGINIYTSGDNRSRFLSSLGMTESPIVEANKEADAFYFNWSAERADELAADVFFTWLPEGTTVDDVKNDSLLGQIPAAKTGGLVAESSQALTLAVSASSPLSLPWALDQVVPNIVKGAEAAKAAK; from the coding sequence ATGGAACTGACCCGCCGCTCAGCGCTGCTGGCCTTTGCAACTACTGCCGCCCTCGGACTCTCGGCCTGCGCCACGAGCACCACCGGCACTTCTTCGAGCTCCGCCAGCGGAAGCTCCACCACGGCCGCCTTCCCGGTCACTGTCAAGCACATCTATGGCGAAACCGTCATTGACGCAGCGCCCGCCAAGATCGCCACCGTCTCCTGGGTCAACGCCGATGTTGTGCTGGCGCTGGGCGTTGTCCCTGCGGGCATGGCCAAGGACGCCTGGGGCCAGAACGCCAACAACTCCACGGATTGGAAGGACGCCAAGCTCAAGGAGCTGGGCGCCGAGATCGGCTCTGACAATGCGCCCGTTCAGTATGACGAGGCAGACGGCATCAACTTCGACGAAATCGCGAAGCTCCAGCCGGACCTCATTGTGGCCGCCTACTCCGGACTGACCCAAGAGGAATACACCAAGCTCTCTAGGATCGCGAAGGTTATTGGCCCGGTTGCCGCGGCCTACACCGCTCCATGGCAGGATTCCACGCTCGCAATCGGTCAGGCCCTTGGCAAGGAAAGCGAAGCCAAGGCCCTCATCGAGACGGTTGAAAAGCAGCTGACGGACGCCGGCGAAGCCAACCCGGTCCTGAAGGAATCCACGTACATCGCGGGCAACTTGGAGCCAGCTACCGGCGGCATCAACATCTACACGTCTGGCGATAACCGCTCCCGTTTCCTGTCGTCGTTGGGCATGACGGAATCGCCGATCGTCGAAGCTAACAAGGAGGCTGACGCCTTCTACTTCAACTGGTCTGCAGAGCGCGCGGATGAGCTGGCCGCAGACGTGTTCTTCACGTGGCTTCCAGAGGGCACCACGGTAGATGACGTTAAGAACGACTCCCTGCTGGGCCAGATCCCTGCCGCGAAGACCGGCGGCCTTGTTGCCGAGAGCAGCCAGGCGCTCACCCTCGCGGTGTCCGCTTCGAGCCCGCTGAGCTTGCCGTGGGCACTGGATCAGGTGGTTCCAAACATCGTCAAGGGCGCTGAAGCCGCAAAGGCTGCAAAGTAG
- a CDS encoding rhodanese-like domain-containing protein has protein sequence MTTSTASGGITALSPETLREWITQHEDLVIIDVRSAAEFESLHIRGSYNVPLPLLSEHTEELADRLGSRVVLVCQSGTRAEQARQRLAKVGIDGAYVLTGGAPAFEKSGGDVVRGKDRWDLERQVRMAAGSLVVAGLVGGKLVSPKVRMVAGAIGAGLTFSAATNTCAMGRALSAMPWNKATTEPTRESAILSLPNKASSN, from the coding sequence GTGACTACTTCAACTGCCAGCGGCGGCATTACAGCACTATCCCCTGAGACGTTGCGCGAGTGGATCACTCAGCACGAAGACCTCGTCATCATTGACGTCCGCTCCGCCGCAGAATTTGAATCGCTCCACATCCGTGGTTCCTACAACGTTCCACTTCCACTGCTGTCTGAGCACACGGAGGAGCTAGCTGATCGCTTGGGCTCTCGCGTAGTTCTGGTCTGCCAGTCCGGCACTCGCGCCGAGCAGGCACGCCAGCGCCTTGCAAAGGTGGGAATCGACGGCGCCTATGTCCTGACCGGCGGCGCACCAGCGTTCGAAAAGAGCGGCGGCGACGTTGTTCGCGGCAAGGATCGCTGGGATCTCGAGCGCCAGGTTCGCATGGCCGCAGGCTCCCTCGTAGTCGCCGGCCTGGTGGGTGGAAAACTTGTTTCCCCGAAGGTTCGCATGGTTGCTGGTGCAATCGGCGCAGGATTGACATTCTCCGCAGCTACCAACACGTGCGCCATGGGTCGCGCGCTCTCGGCAATGCCATGGAACAAGGCAACGACTGAGCCCACGCGCGAAAGCGCGATTCTTTCGCTCCCCAACAAGGCGTCGTCTAACTAA
- a CDS encoding NRAMP family divalent metal transporter: MADAVKVSNSSTGSHRTALLGAMFLMATSAIGPGFITQTTVFTVQLGAAFAFAILASILVDIAVQLNVWRVIGITGLRAQEIGNKVLPGIGWVLAALVFIGGLVFNIGNIAGTGLGLNAMMGLEPKIGGAISAVIAILIFLSKRAGMALDRIVVLLGAIMILLMLYVAIVAAPPVGEALKNMIFPEEVNFLVITTLIGGTVGGYITYAGAHRMIDSGVKGEAAVKDITNTSILSILITGLMRVLLFLAIFGVVAGGVTLTSNNMAAEAFGQAAGEIGTRMFGVVLWAAALTSVIGAAYTSISFVTSHNTSERKRNLLTVIFIAFCAVVYLFLGQAPQVLLIFAGAFNGLILPVGFGVLLYAAWRRRDLLNGYKYPAWLLIIGVLAWLLTVFLAWNSLAGIGALFK; the protein is encoded by the coding sequence ATGGCTGATGCAGTAAAGGTCTCGAATTCGAGTACCGGCTCTCACCGCACAGCGCTTCTAGGCGCTATGTTCCTGATGGCAACCAGTGCCATCGGACCGGGATTCATTACGCAAACCACCGTTTTCACGGTGCAGCTCGGCGCAGCCTTCGCTTTCGCGATTCTTGCCTCGATTCTCGTTGACATCGCAGTTCAGCTCAACGTCTGGCGCGTCATCGGCATTACCGGCCTTCGCGCTCAGGAAATCGGCAACAAGGTTCTTCCGGGAATCGGCTGGGTCCTCGCGGCTCTCGTGTTCATCGGCGGCTTGGTCTTCAACATCGGCAACATCGCCGGAACCGGTCTTGGCCTCAACGCCATGATGGGTCTGGAGCCGAAGATCGGTGGCGCAATCTCAGCAGTTATCGCCATCTTGATCTTCTTGTCCAAGCGCGCAGGCATGGCGCTGGACCGAATTGTGGTGCTCTTGGGCGCCATCATGATTCTTCTGATGTTGTACGTGGCGATCGTTGCTGCACCTCCTGTGGGCGAAGCGCTCAAGAACATGATCTTCCCTGAGGAAGTGAACTTCTTGGTGATCACCACCTTGATCGGCGGCACCGTGGGGGGCTACATCACCTACGCTGGCGCTCACCGCATGATCGATTCCGGAGTGAAGGGTGAAGCGGCCGTCAAGGACATCACCAACACCTCGATCCTCAGCATCCTCATCACGGGCCTCATGCGCGTGCTCTTGTTCCTTGCGATCTTCGGTGTGGTTGCCGGCGGCGTTACGCTGACCTCCAACAACATGGCTGCTGAAGCCTTCGGTCAGGCGGCCGGTGAAATCGGAACGCGCATGTTCGGTGTGGTCTTGTGGGCAGCCGCTTTGACCTCGGTCATTGGTGCCGCGTACACGTCCATCTCCTTCGTGACGAGCCACAACACCTCGGAGCGTAAGCGCAACCTGCTCACGGTCATCTTCATCGCCTTCTGTGCCGTTGTGTACTTGTTCTTGGGTCAGGCTCCGCAGGTTCTGCTGATCTTCGCAGGTGCCTTCAACGGTTTGATCCTGCCCGTAGGCTTCGGCGTCTTGCTCTACGCGGCCTGGCGTCGTCGTGATCTTCTCAACGGCTACAAGTACCCCGCATGGCTTCTGATCATCGGTGTACTGGCCTGGTTGCTCACGGTGTTCCTTGCATGGAACTCCCTCGCGGGCATCGGCGCACTCTTCAAGTGA
- a CDS encoding putative hydro-lyase — MTEDLSGISPQRARELFREGLVRPTAGISRGFAQANLMIVPKELAFDVLLFAQRNPKPCPILGVLDAGETSGPLLAGGDIRTDVPQYVVYENGVPVARPTDITEYWRDDLVTFIIGCSFTFENALLEADLPVAHISQGVNVPMYQTNVRCDPAGKISGPLVVSMRPMPANQVADAVRITSRYPAVHGAPVHIGNPEELGIKDINRPDFGDAVEIPDGHLPVFWACGVTPQAAIMESKPALAIGHAPGHMLITDAKDSQYLVP; from the coding sequence ATGACGGAGGACCTCTCGGGCATCTCCCCGCAACGCGCGCGGGAGTTGTTCCGGGAGGGCCTCGTCCGTCCTACTGCCGGAATTTCGCGAGGTTTTGCGCAAGCTAACCTCATGATCGTTCCCAAGGAACTGGCCTTTGACGTGCTGCTCTTCGCGCAGCGCAACCCTAAGCCGTGCCCCATTCTGGGCGTTTTGGACGCGGGCGAAACTTCTGGCCCGCTACTCGCGGGAGGGGACATCCGCACGGATGTCCCGCAATATGTGGTCTATGAAAACGGGGTTCCCGTCGCTCGGCCCACGGACATCACCGAGTACTGGCGAGATGATCTGGTCACCTTCATCATTGGATGTTCGTTCACTTTTGAGAACGCACTCCTTGAAGCGGACCTCCCCGTGGCGCACATCAGCCAAGGCGTGAACGTGCCCATGTACCAAACCAACGTGCGCTGCGATCCCGCCGGGAAAATCAGCGGACCCCTGGTGGTCTCAATGCGTCCCATGCCCGCGAACCAGGTGGCGGACGCCGTTCGGATCACCTCCCGCTACCCGGCCGTCCATGGTGCACCCGTGCACATCGGCAACCCGGAAGAGCTGGGAATCAAGGACATCAACCGCCCAGACTTCGGCGACGCCGTAGAGATTCCTGACGGCCACCTTCCAGTGTTTTGGGCCTGCGGAGTCACTCCTCAAGCGGCCATCATGGAGTCCAAGCCTGCGCTGGCGATCGGCCATGCGCCCGGTCACATGCTCATCACGGATGCCAAGGATTCGCAATACCTGGTGCCGTAA
- a CDS encoding 8-oxoguanine DNA glycosylase OGG fold protein: MRTTPEDLAERIARESEFPTLEQVNSHGFNFYPGHWLSKWDDTQMPAVPSILSEEGRDDRGRKHLTRHDLFQLGTAVKTEEDAVNFYVAVCSWGCGTKARDIYRRVRTLPEPEFGRKLLAGILLAGDPSVSSAVAYESFYSNAKNRILGLGPAFFTKVLYFASNPGNDRQLRHLILDRKVAATTNWPPRSRWTPAEYSDYITLVNETVEKVPNIERADCVEKYLFSPKP, translated from the coding sequence GTGAGAACAACGCCAGAAGATCTCGCGGAGCGCATTGCTCGAGAGAGTGAGTTTCCGACTCTCGAGCAAGTCAACTCCCATGGGTTCAATTTCTACCCAGGACACTGGCTGAGCAAGTGGGACGACACACAAATGCCCGCTGTCCCATCCATCCTCAGTGAGGAGGGCAGGGACGATCGAGGCCGAAAGCACCTTACGCGCCACGACCTCTTCCAATTGGGCACCGCAGTAAAGACAGAAGAAGACGCTGTTAACTTTTACGTAGCAGTCTGCTCGTGGGGATGCGGCACCAAAGCGAGGGATATCTACCGCCGTGTTCGAACGCTTCCGGAACCAGAATTTGGAAGAAAACTGCTGGCCGGCATCCTCTTAGCAGGGGACCCGAGTGTTTCATCAGCGGTCGCATACGAAAGTTTCTACTCGAATGCGAAGAACCGGATCTTAGGACTAGGTCCGGCTTTCTTCACCAAGGTGCTGTATTTTGCCAGTAATCCGGGTAACGATCGCCAGCTCCGTCACCTTATTTTGGACCGGAAAGTAGCTGCAACCACTAACTGGCCCCCGAGATCCCGGTGGACTCCGGCGGAATACAGTGACTACATCACGCTGGTCAACGAGACCGTTGAAAAGGTTCCTAACATTGAACGTGCTGACTGCGTCGAGAAGTATCTCTTTTCCCCGAAACCG